One part of the Glycine max cultivar Williams 82 chromosome 14, Glycine_max_v4.0, whole genome shotgun sequence genome encodes these proteins:
- the GS1-GAMMA gene encoding glutamine synthetase cytosolic isozyme 2 has protein sequence MSLLSDLINLNLSDITDKVIAEYIWVGGSGMDMRSKARTLSGPVKDPSKLPKWNYDGSSTGQAPGQDSEVILYPQAIFKDPFRRGSNILVMCDAYTPAGEPIPTNKRNNAAKIFGHPDVAAEEPWYGLEQEYTLLQKDVQWPLGWPLGGFPGPQGPYYCGTGANKAFGRDIVDSHYKACIYAGINISGINGEVMPGQWEFQVGPSIGISAADELWVARYILERITEIAGVVLSFDPKPIQGDWNGAGAHTNYSTKSMRNDGGYEVIKKAIAKLEKRHKEHIAAYGEGNERRLTGRHETADMNTFVWGVANRGASIRVGRDTEKAGKGYFEDRRPASNMDPYVVTSMIAETTILWKP, from the exons ATGTCGTTGCTCTCCGATCTTATCAACCTTAACCTCTCCGACATCACCGATAAAGTGATCGCCGAGTACATATG GGTAGGTGGATCTGGCATGGATATGAGGAGCAAAGCAAGG ACACTCTCAGGACCGGTTAAAGACCCTTCGAAGCTTCCCAAGTGGAACTATGATGGTTCCAGCACTGGTCAAGCTCCTGGGCAAGATAGTGAAGTGATCTTATA TCCACAAGCAATTTTCAAGGATCCATTCAGGAGGGGTAGCAATATCCTG GTTATGTGTGATGCTTACACTCCTGCTGGGGAACCCATTCCTACAAACAAGAGAAATAATGCTGCAAAGATATTCGGCCATCCTGATGTTGCTGCTGAAGAACCCTG GTATGGCCTAGAGCAAGAATACACCTTGTTGCAAAAAGATGTCCAATGGCCTCTAGGATGGCCTCTTGGTGGTTTTCCTGGGCcacaa GGACCATATTATTGTGGTACTGGTGCTAACAAGGCTTTCGGGCGTGATATTGTTGACTCACATTACAAAGCATGTATTTATGCGGGCATTAACATCAGTGGAATCAATGGAGAAGTGATGCCTGGTCAG TGGGAATTCCAAGTTGGTCCATCAATTGGCATCTCTGCTGCTGACGAATTGTGGGTTGCTCGTTATATTTTGGAG AGGATCACCGAGATTGCAGGAGTGGTGCTTTCCTTTGACCCTAAACCAATTCAG GGTGATTGGAATGGTGCTGGTGCTCACACAAATTACAG TACCAAGTCCATGAGAAACGATGGTGGCTATGAAGTCATCAAAAAAGCAATTGCTAAGTTGGAAAAGAGACACAAGGAGCACATTGCAGCTTACGGAGAAGGCAACGAACGTCGTTTGACTGGACGACACGAGACAGCTGACATGAACACCTTTGTATGG GGTGTTGCAAACCGTGGTGCTTCTATTAGAGTAGGGAGGGACACTGAGAAGGCAGGGAAGGGGTATTTTGAGGATAGGAGGCCTGCCTCTAATATGGACCCTTATGTGGTCACTTCCATGATTGCTGAGACAACCATTCTTTGGAAACCATAA